A window of the Pseudobacteriovorax antillogorgiicola genome harbors these coding sequences:
- a CDS encoding ankyrin repeat domain-containing protein, with protein MNVIKRILLVAITLALFTGCEDSADDDVPDDFFERDKAGGDNQGDNSTDGGDTNLGGGDGIDNDDVVIEKTPEQEFVEAVKKGEIELVQKTLADKTEYLDLKSDNGENLLIIATQFNHWALVKYFFDAGISPYDTDKRGKGAIDYATEKGQDLIVELFNKGSIEQAKLDQEFLNAVDTAKLDQIQFFIDIGANKDAKRGRNTAFTIAVPKGQKPVIELLIRLDVSLIVQGTLRVSDWTKQYHPSVPEEIVKMLEDAETAQLGAGS; from the coding sequence ATGAATGTGATCAAGCGTATCTTGCTAGTGGCTATTACACTAGCTCTGTTCACAGGGTGCGAAGACAGTGCTGACGATGATGTTCCAGATGACTTTTTTGAACGAGATAAAGCTGGTGGGGACAACCAAGGTGACAATAGCACCGATGGTGGCGATACGAATCTAGGTGGCGGTGATGGTATTGACAATGATGATGTTGTCATTGAAAAAACACCAGAACAAGAGTTTGTTGAAGCTGTCAAAAAGGGTGAAATAGAACTTGTACAAAAGACTCTTGCTGACAAAACTGAATATCTAGATTTGAAAAGCGATAATGGTGAAAATCTCCTTATTATTGCGACTCAATTTAATCACTGGGCCCTGGTAAAGTATTTTTTCGACGCGGGAATATCTCCGTATGATACGGATAAACGCGGCAAAGGAGCAATCGACTATGCGACTGAAAAGGGGCAAGACCTAATTGTGGAGCTTTTCAATAAAGGCTCGATTGAGCAAGCAAAGCTCGATCAGGAGTTTCTCAATGCGGTCGATACAGCCAAGCTTGATCAAATTCAGTTCTTTATTGATATCGGGGCAAATAAAGATGCGAAGAGAGGGCGAAACACAGCTTTTACCATAGCTGTGCCTAAGGGACAAAAGCCGGTCATCGAGCTCCTTATCAGACTGGATGTCAGTTTGATTGTTCAAGGGACCCTAAGAGTCTCAGACTGGACCAAACAATATCATCCTTCGGTGCCTGAAGAGATCGTGAAAATGCTCGAGGATGCTGAGACTGCTCAGCTCGGGGCTGGAAGCTAG
- a CDS encoding GSCFA domain-containing protein, giving the protein MNNLRTELVPKIKVTHWDHSKSFFSMGSCFAQEIGQRLKRFKFNCQLSPLGIVFNPISMIQQIEGCLEGQVFNELHCVLRDELYYQLDVHSDIYSLSQEKLNSLLTDAQNAMEKHFLASEVILLTWGTAFAYRYKETGAVIANCHKQEPNLFEKILLEPDSIVARFENLFAQFPEKQFILTVSPIRHVKDTLELNGVSKAILRLASHRLSESLANVHYFPSYEILIDDLRDYRFYEDDMLHPSRLAIDYIWQRFTESCISTPTLELCERWDKVLRSLEHRPTNAQSQQYRNFLLKLKKQILTFIDFDTHPEIKKIDRVLAMIPPP; this is encoded by the coding sequence TTGAACAACCTTCGCACAGAACTTGTCCCAAAAATCAAAGTCACCCATTGGGATCATAGCAAATCCTTCTTTTCCATGGGTTCTTGTTTTGCGCAGGAGATAGGGCAACGTTTGAAACGCTTCAAATTCAATTGTCAGTTGAGCCCACTTGGAATTGTATTCAACCCTATCAGCATGATTCAGCAAATTGAAGGCTGTCTTGAAGGCCAGGTCTTTAACGAGTTGCATTGCGTCTTACGCGACGAGCTTTACTACCAATTGGATGTCCATTCAGATATCTATAGTTTGAGTCAGGAAAAACTAAACAGTCTCCTCACTGACGCTCAAAATGCTATGGAAAAGCATTTCCTAGCTTCCGAAGTGATTCTTCTCACCTGGGGAACTGCCTTCGCTTATCGTTATAAGGAAACTGGTGCGGTGATTGCCAACTGTCATAAGCAGGAGCCAAACTTATTTGAAAAAATTTTGCTTGAGCCTGATTCGATCGTGGCGCGATTCGAAAACCTCTTTGCTCAATTTCCAGAAAAGCAGTTTATTCTGACGGTTAGCCCTATTCGCCATGTGAAGGACACCCTCGAGCTCAACGGAGTGAGTAAGGCCATTCTCAGGTTGGCAAGTCACAGGCTTAGCGAGAGTCTTGCCAATGTCCATTACTTCCCAAGCTATGAGATTCTCATCGATGATCTGCGAGACTATCGATTCTATGAAGATGACATGCTGCATCCCAGTCGTCTAGCCATCGATTATATATGGCAGCGCTTTACGGAGAGCTGTATTAGTACTCCGACTCTTGAGCTGTGTGAGCGATGGGATAAGGTCCTACGTTCGTTGGAGCACCGGCCTACCAATGCTCAAAGCCAACAGTACCGAAACTTTCTTCTCAAACTAAAAAAGCAAATTCTGACTTTTATCGATTTTGATACCCATCCTGAAATCAAGAAGATCGATCGTGTTTTAGCCATGATTCCTCCGCCCTAA
- a CDS encoding DUF423 domain-containing protein, with translation MTWLNSVGIGAIFGALGVGLGAFAAHGLKARLSDYALGVFETAVRYQMYHALALIAVGLLASRIESNLVRIASYSFIIGTIIFSGSLYTLALTGIKWLGAITPIGGLAFIVGWICFALAAFRVSP, from the coding sequence ATGACTTGGTTGAATTCGGTAGGAATTGGAGCGATTTTTGGTGCCTTGGGAGTTGGTCTAGGGGCCTTTGCGGCCCATGGCTTAAAAGCACGGCTTTCGGATTATGCGTTGGGAGTTTTCGAAACGGCGGTGCGCTACCAGATGTATCACGCCCTGGCGTTGATAGCTGTGGGTCTCTTAGCAAGTCGGATCGAATCCAATCTTGTTCGGATTGCATCCTACTCATTTATTATTGGCACGATCATATTCTCCGGCAGTTTATATACCCTTGCTTTGACCGGAATTAAATGGTTGGGAGCAATCACACCCATCGGTGGGCTTGCATTTATTGTGGGCTGGATTTGTTTTGCGCTTGCAGCGTTTCGCGTTTCCCCTTGA
- the fba gene encoding class II fructose-bisphosphate aldolase (catalyzes the reversible aldol condensation of dihydroxyacetonephosphate and glyceraldehyde 3-phosphate in the Calvin cycle, glycolysis, and/or gluconeogenesis), whose translation MALIPLRVLLDHAAENNYGVAAFNVNNMEQIQSIMEAADETDSPVIIQASRGARAYSQDRYLVGLMQAAVELYPHIPVVMHQDHGNSPETCFSAIRNNFTSVMMDGSLKEDGKTPADFEYNAEVTRKVVDVAHAFGVSVEGELGCLGSLETGQGEKEDGHGFEGTLSKEELLTDPDEAERFVELTKVDALAIAIGTSHGAYKFTRKPDGAILAMEQVKAIHKRLPNTHLVMHGSSSVPQDLQDIVNKFGGDIKQTWGVPVEEIQEGIKHGVRKINVDTDNRLAITGAIRQALMEKPGEFDPRYYLKPARAAMKEVCKQRMTQFGQAGQAQKIRQVSLEQMAKTYC comes from the coding sequence ATGGCTTTAATTCCACTTCGCGTACTGCTGGACCATGCCGCAGAAAATAATTATGGCGTAGCAGCCTTCAATGTTAACAATATGGAGCAAATTCAATCCATTATGGAAGCTGCTGACGAGACGGATAGCCCGGTCATCATCCAGGCCTCGCGCGGCGCGCGGGCTTACTCTCAGGATCGCTACCTAGTCGGTTTGATGCAGGCTGCGGTAGAGCTTTATCCACACATTCCGGTGGTGATGCACCAGGATCATGGCAACAGCCCTGAGACTTGCTTTTCAGCCATCCGAAACAACTTTACATCCGTCATGATGGATGGGTCCTTGAAGGAAGATGGAAAAACTCCAGCGGACTTCGAATATAACGCCGAAGTCACTCGAAAGGTTGTGGATGTCGCTCATGCCTTCGGTGTCTCTGTTGAAGGTGAGCTCGGCTGCCTTGGGTCTTTGGAAACGGGCCAAGGTGAGAAGGAAGACGGTCATGGATTTGAAGGAACTCTTAGTAAAGAAGAGCTTCTCACAGACCCTGATGAGGCTGAGCGCTTTGTTGAGCTAACTAAAGTAGATGCTTTAGCGATTGCTATTGGCACAAGCCATGGGGCTTATAAATTCACCCGTAAGCCAGATGGTGCGATCCTAGCCATGGAGCAGGTTAAAGCGATCCATAAGCGCCTGCCCAATACACACCTTGTGATGCACGGCTCATCATCAGTTCCACAGGATCTTCAGGATATTGTGAACAAGTTTGGTGGCGATATCAAACAAACTTGGGGTGTTCCTGTTGAAGAGATTCAAGAAGGCATCAAACACGGCGTTCGCAAGATCAATGTGGATACGGACAACCGTCTAGCTATTACAGGGGCAATTCGCCAAGCTCTTATGGAAAAACCAGGAGAGTTTGACCCCCGCTACTACTTGAAGCCAGCCCGAGCGGCTATGAAAGAAGTCTGTAAGCAGCGTATGACGCAATTTGGCCAAGCAGGACAGGCGCAAAAGATTCGCCAAGTCTCACTAGAGCAGATGGCTAAGACTTACTGTTAG
- a CDS encoding type IV pilin protein → MKFSIKGQQEGFSLVELMIVVGIIGILATLAMPRFRQFQAKAKMGEAKNNLTHIYTLEQSYQLDNNTFIDFARYGRQADGSVNCNNVPTGAQDIGFEISPCTDAAAPVPRYGYLVQNSTRSVFDAQAISSANDNNLVCPGKAAHGFQVDENKEFTDDVGGTPALRMCF, encoded by the coding sequence ATGAAATTTAGCATCAAGGGACAGCAAGAAGGTTTCAGCTTAGTTGAGCTCATGATTGTTGTCGGGATTATCGGAATTCTTGCAACACTAGCAATGCCTCGTTTCCGTCAGTTCCAAGCGAAAGCAAAAATGGGAGAGGCGAAAAATAACCTTACACACATTTACACACTAGAGCAGTCGTATCAGTTAGACAACAACACCTTCATTGATTTTGCTCGCTACGGCCGCCAGGCTGATGGCAGTGTGAACTGCAACAACGTACCAACAGGTGCTCAAGACATCGGTTTTGAAATTTCACCTTGTACCGATGCAGCCGCACCAGTGCCTCGCTATGGATACTTGGTTCAGAACTCAACTCGTTCAGTATTCGACGCCCAAGCTATTTCATCTGCCAACGACAACAACCTTGTATGCCCAGGTAAAGCAGCGCATGGTTTCCAGGTAGACGAAAACAAGGAGTTCACGGATGACGTTGGTGGTACACCAGCTCTAAGGATGTGCTTCTAA
- a CDS encoding threonine aldolase family protein, whose product MGFGSDNHSGVHPRVLDALIAANSGHVSSYGADPFTEKAQEMVKEQFGDQAQVFFVLTGTGANVLSVQASCRSFEAVIATDAAHLYCDECGAVERMTGCRVATVPHQQGKLSPEGLLSQLKRVGDVHSSQPRLVSITQSTELGTVYQPDEIKALAEITKSRNLFLHVDGARLSNAAAALECRFADITAACGVDLVSLGGTKNGMMVGEAVVVLNPALGESFPWYRKQSMQLASKMRYISAQFSAWLEDDLWRKNALNANRMAQRLATGASQLEQVEILYPVEANEIFARLPRQWIDPLVAKYNFYEWEASLNQVRWVTSWDTQEQDVDALLHDMQLLASS is encoded by the coding sequence ATGGGATTTGGCAGCGACAATCATTCAGGAGTTCATCCTAGAGTCCTCGACGCCTTGATTGCTGCAAACTCAGGTCACGTCAGCTCGTATGGGGCAGATCCGTTTACTGAAAAAGCACAGGAGATGGTTAAGGAGCAGTTTGGTGACCAGGCACAGGTGTTTTTTGTGCTCACTGGCACAGGTGCCAATGTTCTGTCTGTTCAAGCTTCGTGTCGAAGTTTCGAGGCGGTTATCGCGACTGATGCAGCCCACCTTTACTGTGATGAGTGCGGGGCTGTGGAGCGAATGACAGGATGTCGTGTAGCGACTGTTCCCCATCAGCAGGGAAAACTTAGCCCCGAAGGCCTGTTGTCCCAACTGAAGCGAGTTGGTGATGTTCATTCCTCCCAACCTCGCTTGGTTTCAATCACCCAATCAACAGAGCTGGGTACAGTGTATCAGCCAGATGAAATCAAAGCCTTGGCAGAGATCACAAAATCTCGAAACCTATTCCTTCATGTGGATGGGGCACGGTTGAGCAATGCTGCAGCTGCTTTGGAATGTCGTTTTGCCGATATCACAGCTGCCTGTGGTGTTGACCTTGTTAGCCTTGGAGGAACTAAGAACGGGATGATGGTGGGTGAGGCCGTTGTCGTGCTGAACCCGGCCCTTGGGGAATCGTTCCCCTGGTATCGCAAACAAAGCATGCAGCTGGCGTCTAAGATGAGATATATCTCTGCGCAATTCAGTGCGTGGCTTGAAGATGACCTTTGGCGAAAAAATGCCTTGAATGCCAACCGTATGGCTCAGCGTCTGGCCACCGGCGCATCTCAGCTGGAACAGGTGGAAATCTTATATCCCGTAGAAGCCAATGAAATCTTCGCCCGGCTGCCACGGCAGTGGATCGATCCCCTGGTGGCTAAATATAACTTCTATGAATGGGAGGCTAGCCTCAATCAGGTCCGATGGGTTACTAGCTGGGATACCCAGGAGCAAGATGTGGATGCTTTGCTACATGATATGCAGCTCTTAGCTAGTTCTTGA
- the nadE gene encoding NAD(+) synthase, with protein MELLRIAGATLNQIPMDWDGNTARIVGLLEEARDKKVAALCFPELAISGYNCEDMFLSLHVARRATECLLEIRPHTKDIAAIIGLPVYYQGAMFNCVAVLQNQKILGIIPKKVLPREGVHYEPRWFQVWSFGEADTIIIDGERVPFGDLRFQFGKVGLGIEICEEAWGSQGPSAQAISGTEIIMNPSASHFAMGKYGTRETLVADASRAMQVHYVYSNLVGLENGRMIYDGGVLIGECGKIAARGPRFGFQESSLLIRDVDLDIARVGKLNNRSFNLGMGTPLPLTVDGDVFPIYENIPLQKDHLADVRLPTNREEEFLQAEMLALFDYLRKTKSQGYVVSLSGGCDSSACVTLIAHMVAEALKELGPDRMNQYFKKDIKSQDPKVWIKSLLTTVYQRTSNSGSVTFEAAQKLSEEIGSEFHHLNVQGLVDGYVDHAEAVLGRSLSWDKDDLSLQNIQARARAPMVWLLANIKGAILVSTSNRSEAAVGYATMDGDSAGGISPLTGIDKHFLRQWLRWAETECEKGLGPIASLKLVNEQQPTAELRPQDSGQTDEADLMPYAVLAQIERYFIRDRMGPDSILDKLESDFPDLTEAKLKDYLIRFLTLWSRNQWKRERYAPSFHLDDVSLDPKSWCRFPILSSGFEREIRDL; from the coding sequence ATGGAATTACTAAGAATTGCCGGTGCAACTTTGAATCAGATTCCCATGGATTGGGATGGAAATACCGCGCGGATCGTAGGTTTATTAGAAGAAGCACGGGACAAGAAAGTTGCTGCCCTGTGTTTTCCTGAACTTGCGATTTCTGGATATAACTGTGAGGACATGTTCTTAAGTTTGCATGTAGCGCGCCGGGCTACGGAGTGCTTACTGGAAATCCGGCCTCATACCAAGGACATCGCAGCTATCATCGGACTGCCTGTCTATTATCAAGGAGCGATGTTCAACTGCGTGGCAGTTCTTCAGAATCAAAAAATTCTAGGCATCATTCCGAAGAAAGTTTTGCCCCGAGAAGGAGTTCATTATGAACCTCGGTGGTTTCAAGTCTGGAGTTTCGGTGAGGCCGATACGATAATCATCGACGGCGAAAGAGTCCCGTTTGGTGATCTGAGGTTTCAATTTGGAAAAGTTGGACTTGGTATCGAGATTTGTGAGGAAGCCTGGGGCTCTCAGGGGCCATCGGCCCAGGCTATCTCAGGCACAGAAATCATTATGAATCCTAGTGCCTCTCACTTCGCCATGGGTAAGTACGGAACCCGAGAAACCTTGGTGGCTGATGCCAGTCGTGCCATGCAGGTGCATTACGTGTATTCCAATCTAGTTGGTTTGGAAAACGGCAGAATGATCTATGATGGTGGGGTCCTCATCGGTGAATGTGGCAAGATTGCGGCACGTGGTCCTCGCTTTGGCTTTCAGGAAAGTTCTCTTCTCATTAGAGATGTGGATCTTGATATCGCGCGGGTTGGCAAGCTGAATAACCGCTCTTTCAACCTGGGTATGGGTACGCCTTTGCCACTCACAGTGGATGGCGATGTCTTCCCCATTTACGAGAATATCCCTCTTCAAAAAGATCATCTTGCAGATGTTCGCTTGCCAACCAATCGTGAAGAAGAGTTTCTCCAGGCTGAGATGCTGGCTCTCTTTGACTATCTTCGAAAGACCAAGAGTCAAGGGTATGTTGTTTCATTGAGTGGTGGTTGCGACTCGTCAGCTTGTGTGACACTCATAGCTCATATGGTCGCCGAGGCCCTGAAAGAGCTGGGTCCAGATCGAATGAACCAATACTTTAAAAAGGATATTAAGTCCCAAGATCCGAAAGTTTGGATCAAAAGCCTGCTGACTACTGTTTACCAAAGAACTTCAAACAGCGGCTCGGTTACGTTCGAAGCCGCTCAGAAACTATCGGAAGAAATCGGCTCTGAATTTCATCATCTGAACGTTCAAGGCTTGGTGGATGGCTATGTCGACCATGCTGAGGCGGTCTTAGGTCGTAGTTTGAGCTGGGATAAAGATGACCTATCTCTACAAAACATCCAGGCGAGGGCTCGGGCGCCGATGGTTTGGCTACTGGCGAATATCAAAGGGGCTATCCTAGTTTCCACCAGCAATCGGAGCGAAGCTGCTGTGGGGTACGCGACAATGGATGGTGATTCTGCTGGTGGCATCTCGCCTTTGACTGGCATCGACAAACACTTTTTGAGGCAGTGGTTACGCTGGGCAGAGACGGAATGTGAAAAAGGGCTTGGGCCTATTGCCTCTCTCAAGCTCGTCAACGAGCAGCAGCCCACTGCTGAATTACGGCCACAGGACTCGGGTCAAACAGACGAAGCAGACCTGATGCCTTATGCAGTCCTCGCTCAGATTGAACGTTACTTTATCCGTGACAGAATGGGACCAGACTCAATTTTAGATAAGTTGGAGTCAGACTTCCCGGATCTAACCGAAGCGAAGCTGAAAGACTATTTGATTCGATTCTTGACACTATGGAGCAGGAATCAATGGAAGCGGGAGAGATATGCTCCTAGTTTTCATCTCGATGATGTGAGCCTTGACCCCAAGTCCTGGTGCCGCTTTCCCATTCTGTCATCAGGTTTCGAGCGCGAGATTCGAGACCTATAG
- the argS gene encoding arginine--tRNA ligase, with the protein MAQALDHSKWQIALQIEAIINQMIPEGGDRVRTEDVYNTIERPKEPKMGDYACPCFRFAKAVRKKPPELASAICEGLLADGGAWIEHAETVGPFLNLKVKLATLSKYLFSEVQSGEYFKKIAVQSEKPKVMIEYSQPNTHKVFHVGHMRNVALGDGLGRLYEYCGYPVVMANYIGDEGAHIAKCLWYIQKHNLKTPEQGQGEWLGEIYSKACILLEDASAEEKAKYQEEVSEVLRAIESKKGETFDFWQTSRQWSIDDFKDIYSWVGARFDHWFSESEVSEESQKIVEEFLDKGVFVEDDGAIGIDLKDDKLGFVILRKRDGNTLYATKDLALARRKYSEFEIIKSIYVVASEQNLHFKQVFKTLEKMGFEQAKDCYHLSYGMVVLPDGKMSSRKGNVITFKELKQALTVEMEKKLEKYQGEWTAEEIADTNHKLCVGAIRYGMICSDPVKDIVFNIQDWTSFEGNTGPYLMYAYARTKSIMTKAQDQGLEANPEFHHLLKEDDERELLRFLNDFNNAVLQSCEGNRLSSLAHFLFDMCKTYNRMLSNVSILKADSDDLKRARLALLDTFATTLKTGLEILGINTPERM; encoded by the coding sequence ATGGCACAGGCTTTAGATCATTCCAAATGGCAAATTGCTCTGCAAATCGAAGCAATCATCAATCAAATGATTCCAGAAGGCGGTGATCGTGTTCGGACTGAAGACGTTTATAACACCATTGAAAGGCCAAAAGAGCCTAAGATGGGGGACTATGCGTGTCCGTGCTTTCGATTTGCCAAAGCTGTGCGCAAAAAGCCACCCGAGCTAGCATCAGCCATCTGCGAGGGCTTGCTGGCAGACGGTGGGGCCTGGATTGAGCATGCTGAGACGGTGGGACCATTTCTGAATCTCAAAGTGAAACTGGCCACATTGAGTAAGTACCTTTTTTCTGAAGTGCAATCTGGGGAGTACTTCAAGAAAATAGCAGTTCAAAGCGAAAAGCCTAAAGTTATGATCGAGTATTCACAGCCGAATACTCATAAGGTTTTTCACGTGGGGCATATGAGAAACGTGGCTCTTGGTGATGGCCTGGGTCGGCTTTATGAGTACTGTGGCTATCCAGTGGTTATGGCAAATTATATTGGCGATGAAGGAGCTCATATCGCCAAGTGTCTTTGGTATATTCAAAAGCATAATTTAAAGACTCCCGAACAAGGGCAAGGAGAGTGGCTCGGCGAGATCTACTCTAAAGCTTGCATCCTACTGGAAGATGCCTCTGCTGAAGAAAAAGCTAAATACCAAGAGGAAGTTTCCGAAGTCTTGCGAGCCATTGAATCCAAGAAGGGTGAAACCTTTGATTTTTGGCAAACGTCACGGCAGTGGTCGATAGATGACTTTAAGGATATTTATAGCTGGGTCGGTGCTCGGTTCGATCATTGGTTTAGCGAATCGGAAGTATCCGAAGAAAGTCAGAAGATCGTAGAAGAGTTCTTAGACAAGGGTGTTTTTGTTGAAGACGATGGCGCGATCGGGATCGATCTAAAGGACGATAAGTTAGGCTTTGTGATTTTACGAAAGCGAGATGGTAACACACTTTATGCAACCAAAGACTTAGCCTTAGCCCGTCGCAAGTATAGTGAATTTGAAATTATAAAATCCATCTATGTGGTAGCGTCTGAGCAGAATCTTCATTTTAAGCAAGTTTTCAAAACTTTAGAAAAGATGGGATTTGAACAAGCCAAAGATTGCTATCATCTTAGCTATGGGATGGTTGTCCTACCAGATGGAAAAATGTCGTCACGTAAGGGCAATGTAATCACTTTCAAGGAGCTGAAACAGGCTCTAACAGTTGAGATGGAAAAGAAATTAGAAAAGTATCAGGGTGAATGGACAGCAGAAGAAATCGCTGATACCAATCATAAGCTTTGTGTGGGGGCGATTCGTTACGGAATGATTTGCTCGGATCCTGTCAAAGACATTGTATTTAATATCCAAGATTGGACTTCATTTGAAGGAAATACTGGTCCCTATTTGATGTATGCCTATGCCAGAACGAAATCAATCATGACCAAGGCTCAAGATCAAGGGTTGGAAGCAAATCCTGAGTTTCATCACCTGCTAAAAGAGGATGATGAGCGAGAGCTTCTCAGATTCTTAAATGATTTCAACAATGCTGTCTTGCAGTCTTGTGAAGGCAACCGCCTAAGCAGCTTGGCTCACTTCTTGTTTGATATGTGCAAAACATACAACCGAATGCTGTCGAATGTTTCCATTCTTAAAGCAGATAGTGATGATCTAAAGCGAGCGCGTTTGGCACTGCTCGATACGTTCGCAACGACCTTGAAAACAGGTCTTGAAATACTTGGCATCAACACACCAGAACGGATGTAA
- a CDS encoding YifB family Mg chelatase-like AAA ATPase gives MNPKIHSIAFHGSQCSSVTIECCHARGFAGIQGLGLHIETVKSIREKVTTVLERSQLKMSAKKIILSCSPAESHFNSHFDLPAAIALFALHTTSKIRANLEEIYCAGELSLNGGIKPVLRIVPLVLEAQAQGAKVLILPKENQHELAALRQIPGAHQDMKILHFENLSEIIAWLNGSQDPQEVITPPAGICSSDTVSFDDMQLTPKLKTIITTVILGMHNLFLRGTPGTGKSMLSQRLPSLMPLLEPKQHLDVLKIHSLSERSIPSRLLAGRAPFRSPHHLGSAQGIIGTPDLPGDISLAHGGILFLDELPEYRRDLLEGLREPLETGEIQVSRAQKKKVWPGQFLLVAAANNCPCGWLGSRRRLCQCLQQSITRYQQKLSGPLMDRIDIHLTMDEPNEDQLSLLGATSFQGQTLEMKKKIDSARAWSKHRHDRLGVRANGQIPAHQILTECRFLSGEESQAVTKLQRALPTRRSQVRALRVARTIADLERRENVTLEDVKLALELQHHQR, from the coding sequence ATGAATCCCAAAATTCATTCCATCGCGTTCCATGGATCTCAATGCTCATCAGTCACAATCGAGTGCTGCCACGCAAGGGGCTTCGCTGGCATTCAAGGGCTCGGTCTCCACATTGAAACTGTTAAAAGTATTCGTGAAAAGGTCACCACAGTCCTTGAACGGTCGCAGCTTAAAATGAGTGCTAAAAAGATTATTTTGTCCTGCTCACCCGCTGAGTCACACTTCAATAGCCACTTCGACTTACCTGCTGCCATCGCTTTGTTTGCGTTGCACACCACATCAAAAATAAGAGCCAACCTTGAAGAGATTTATTGCGCTGGCGAGCTTAGCCTTAATGGTGGAATCAAACCTGTGTTGCGCATTGTCCCCCTCGTCCTTGAAGCTCAAGCTCAGGGGGCCAAAGTTCTTATCTTGCCCAAAGAGAATCAACATGAGCTGGCAGCTTTGCGACAAATTCCAGGCGCTCATCAAGACATGAAAATCCTTCACTTTGAAAATCTTTCTGAGATTATTGCTTGGTTAAACGGGTCCCAAGATCCCCAAGAAGTGATCACACCACCAGCAGGAATATGCAGTAGCGACACAGTAAGCTTTGATGATATGCAATTGACACCAAAACTAAAAACAATCATCACAACAGTCATCCTAGGCATGCATAATCTTTTTTTGCGAGGAACACCAGGAACTGGTAAATCGATGCTTTCCCAAAGGCTCCCTAGTTTGATGCCTCTGTTGGAACCGAAACAGCACCTTGATGTTCTCAAGATTCACAGCTTAAGTGAAAGATCCATACCCTCTCGACTCCTAGCTGGACGGGCTCCATTTCGATCTCCCCACCATTTAGGCAGTGCTCAGGGAATCATAGGAACTCCCGACTTGCCCGGCGACATCAGCCTTGCCCATGGCGGAATACTGTTTTTGGACGAGCTGCCTGAATATCGTCGTGATCTCTTGGAAGGTCTGCGAGAGCCCCTAGAAACCGGTGAAATCCAGGTTTCGAGAGCCCAAAAAAAGAAGGTTTGGCCTGGCCAGTTCTTGTTGGTTGCCGCCGCCAATAACTGCCCATGTGGTTGGCTTGGTAGCCGTCGTCGCCTTTGCCAATGCCTCCAACAATCTATCACGCGCTATCAACAAAAGTTATCGGGCCCCTTGATGGATCGAATCGATATCCACCTTACGATGGATGAACCAAACGAAGATCAGCTATCGCTGCTTGGTGCGACAAGCTTTCAGGGGCAAACCCTAGAGATGAAAAAGAAAATTGATAGCGCACGGGCCTGGTCCAAACATCGTCACGACCGACTAGGTGTGCGTGCCAACGGTCAGATTCCTGCTCACCAGATTCTGACTGAATGTCGCTTTTTATCTGGAGAGGAATCGCAAGCGGTGACAAAACTGCAACGAGCCCTACCGACCAGAAGATCGCAGGTGAGAGCCTTAAGAGTGGCACGAACAATCGCTGATTTGGAAAGAAGAGAAAACGTCACACTCGAAGATGTAAAGCTCGCTTTAGAACTTCAGCACCATCAAAGATGA